A genome region from Populus alba chromosome 5, ASM523922v2, whole genome shotgun sequence includes the following:
- the LOC118050448 gene encoding protein PHOSPHATE-INDUCED 1 produces MASFLSSHSLLQLALLISIIQFSSAARTFSVSDQSQDPLLFQYHNGPLLTGEVSINLIWYGKFKPSQRAIVSDFIASVSSRRPTTAQPSVATWWKATEKYYNLVKTKKTSPPLLSVGAQILDESYSLGKSLSSKQIVQLASKGGQKGAINVVLTSSDVAVEGFCSSKCGTHGSSSSAKTINGKRSKFAYIWVGNSETQCPGQCAWPFHQPIYGPQNPPLVAPNNDVGLDGMVINLASLLAGTATNPFENGYFQGPKEAPLEAASACPGVYGKGAYPGYAGDLIVDSASGASYNAHGVNGRKYVLPALFDPSTSTCSTLI; encoded by the coding sequence ATGGCCTCCTTTCTTTCTTCACATTCTCTTCTTCAACTTGCTCTGTTAATCTCTATTATACAATTCAGCTCAGCAGCAAGGACCTTCTCCGTGTCAGATCAAAGCCAGGATCCCTTGTTATTTCAATACCACAATGGCCCTCTTCTTACCGGTGAAGTTTCTATCAACTTGATCTGGTATGGCAAGTTTAAGCCATCTCAGCGTGCCATTGTCTCAGATTTTATTGCCTCTGTCTCTTCTAGAAGACCCACAACAGCCCAACCCTCTGTGGCCACGTGGTGGAAAGCCACTGAGAAATATTACAACCTTGTCAAGACGAAGAAAACCTCTCCTCCTCTCCTCTCTGTAGGAGCACAGATTTTAGACGAGAGCTATTCATTGGGGAAATCGCTCTCCAGCAAGCAAATCGTGCAGCTAGCATCGAAGGGTGGTCAAAAGGGTGCAATCAACGTTGTTTTGACATCATCCGATGTTGCTGTTGAAGGGTTTTGCTCTAGTAAATGCGGTACTCATGGGTCCTCTTCGAGTGCTAAAACAATCAACGGTAAGAGATCTAAATTTGCTTACATTTGGGTCGGTAACTCTGAGACTCAATGCCCCGGCCAATGTGCGTGGCCATTCCACCAGCCAATCTATGGACCACAGAACCCTCCATTGGTTGCACCCAACAATGATGTGGGTCTTGATGGTATGGTGATCAATCTGGCTAGTCTTTTGGCTGGGACTGCAACAAACCCATTTGAAAATGGCTATTTCCAGGGTCCGAAGGAGGCTCCTCTCGAGGCCGCGTCTGCCTGTCCTGGGGTCTATGGTAAGGGTGCGTATCCTGGTTATGCTGGGGATTTGATAGTGGACTCTGCAAGTGGTGCTAGCTATAATGCTCATGGTGTTAATGGAAGGAAATACGTGCTTCCAGCTTTATTTGACCCTTCAACTTCAACTTGTTCCACTTTAATTTGA
- the LOC118030425 gene encoding probable pectin methyltransferase QUA2 isoform X2 — protein MSRPLHRGATGIRISGNSNDLWDSQMKDKTEKEDMDRNRSSDQSYLALKFPFRVLFPDNNSPSKYVNGERGFASDPFSVGSPRSRQKLTLLLLKLSLAVIVVLALTGSFWWTISISTLSRGQILHTYRRLQEQLVSDMWDIGELSLGSSRLQELEFCSQESEIYVPCFNVSENLALGYSDGSENDRHCGQSSRQSCMVLPPVNYRIPLHWPTGRDIIWVANVKLTAQEVLSSGSLTKRMMMLDEEQISFRSASPMFDGVEDYSHQIAEMIGLRNESNFVQAGVRTILDIGCGYGSFGAHLFSKQLLTMCIANYEPSGSQVQLTLERGLPAMIGSFTSNQLPYPSLSFDMLHCARCGVDWDHKDGIFLIEADRVLKPGGYFVWTSPLTNARNKENQKRWNFVRDFAENLCWEMLSQQDETVLWKKTSKKSCYSSRKPGAGPSICSKAHDVESPYYRPLQGCIAGTQSRRWIPIQEKTTWPSRSHLNKSELAAYGLHPADFREDAENWKTTLPNYWSVLSPIIFSDHPKRPGEEDPSPPYNMVRNVLDMNSHFGGFNSALLEAGKSVWVMNVVPTGGPNYLPLIVDRGLVGVLHDWVLVHFMLDWKYAILIFPLFGYLLCT, from the exons ATGTCTAGGCCTCTGCATCGAGGTGCAACAGGGATACGGATCTCTGGGAACAGCAATGATTTATGGGACTCCCAAATGAAAGATAAAACAGAAAAGGAAGATATGGATAGGAATCGTTCTTCTGATCAAAGTTATTTAGCTCTGAAGTTTCCTTTCCGTGTACTTTTTCCTGATAATAATTCTCCTTCCAAATATGTCAACGGTGAAAGGGGCTTTGCATCTGATCCATTCAGTGTCGGAAGTCCAAGAAGCCGACAAAAATTAACATTGCTACTTTTGAAGTTGAGCTTAGCTGTGATTGTAGTTCTTGCTCTTACCGGATCTTTTTGGTGGACGATCTCAATATCGACATTGTCAAGGGGTCAAATATTACACACTTATAGGCGACTCCAGGAGCAACTTGTTTCTGACATGTGGGATATTGGGGAGCTATCTCTTGGTTCCTCGAGGTTGCAAGAATTGGAGTTCTGTTCTCAAGAGTCTGAAATTTATGTTCCTTGCTTCAATGTTTCCGAGAATCTTGCTTTGGGATATTCTGATGGTAGCGAGAATGATCGTCATTGTGGGCAGAGTTCGAGGCAAAGTTGCATGGTGCTTCCTCCTGTAAATTATAGGATTCCTCTTCATTGGCCTACGGGAAGAGACATCATCTGGGTTGCAAATGTAAAACTTACTGCACAAGAGGTTCTTTCATCTGGTAGTTTGACAAAGAG GATGATGATGTTGGATGAAGAGCAGATTTCTTTTCGTTCAGCCTCTCCCATGTTTGATGGTGTTGAAGATTACTCACATCAAATTGCTGAAATGATTGGACTGAGAAATGAATCCAACTTTGTACAAGCTGGG GTGAGAACCATTTTGGATATAGGATGTGGTTATGGTAGCTTTGGAGCACATCTCTTTTCGAAGCAGCTCTTAACTATGTGCATTGCAAACTATGAGCCTTCAGGCAGTCAAGTTCAACTTACTCTTGAAAGAGGTCTTCCTGCGATGATTGGTTCTTTTACTTCGAATCAATTGCCATACCCTTCTCTTTCCTTTGATATGTTGCATTGTGCACGATGTGGTGTTGATTGGGACCACAAAG atggtatttttttaatcgaaGCTGACAGAGTTTTGAAGCCCGGTGGGTATTTTGTCTGGACTTCACCACTTACCAATGCTCGTAACAAAGAGAACCAGAAAAGGTGGAACTTTGTACGAGATTTTGCTGAAAATCTCTGCTGGGAGATGCTGTCACAACAAGATGAAActgttttatggaaaaaaactagtaaaaaaagcTGCTATAGTTCACG GAAGCCCGGTGCAGGCCCTTCCATCTGCAGTAAAGCTCATGATGTTGAATCTCCTTATTATAGACCACTCCAAGGGTGCATAGCTGGAACACAGAGTCGCCGATGGATTCCTATCCAAGAGAAGACAACCTGGCCTTCTAGGTCTCACTTGAACAAGAGTGAGCTTGCAGCATACG gcCTGCATCCAGCAGACTTTAGGGAAGATGCAGAGAACTGGAAAACAACACTTCCTAATTATTGGTCTGTTTTGTCACCAATAATATTCTCTGATCATCCAAAGAGACCTGGTGAAGAGGATCCTTCTCCACCTTATAACATGGTCCGGAATGTACTAGACATGAACTCTCATTTTGGCGGTTTCAATTCAGCACTACTGGAAGCCGGGAAGTCTGTATGGGTAATGAATGTGGTCCCAACAGGAGGACCAAACTACCTTCCCTTGATAGTGGACAGAGGCTTGGTCGGTGTACTGCATGATTG GGTGTTAGTACATTTCATGCTAGATTGGAAATACGCCATTCTGATTTTTCCTCTGTTTGGTTATCTACTCTGTACCTGA
- the LOC118030425 gene encoding probable pectin methyltransferase QUA2 isoform X3 gives MNFHSHLHIYKSKVKRLNGIKSYIMSRPLHRGATGIRISGNSNDLWDSQMKDKTEKEDMDRNRSSDQSYLALKFPFRVLFPDNNSPSKYVNGERGFASDPFSVGSPRSRQKLTLLLLKLSLAVIVVLALTGSFWWTISISTLSRGQILHTYRRLQEQLVSDMWDIGELSLGSSRLQELEFCSQESEIYVPCFNVSENLALGYSDGSENDRHCGQSSRQSCMVLPPVNYRIPLHWPTGRDIIWVANVKLTAQEVLSSGSLTKRMMMLDEEQISFRSASPMFDGVEDYSHQIAEMIGLRNESNFVQAGVRTILDIGCGYGSFGAHLFSKQLLTMCIANYEPSGSQVQLTLERGLPAMIGSFTSNQLPYPSLSFDMLHCARCGVDWDHKDGIFLIEADRVLKPGGYFVWTSPLTNARNKENQKRWNFVRDFAENLCWEMLSQQDETVLWKKTSKKSCYSSRKPGAGPSICSKAHDVESPYYRPLQGCIAGTQSRRWIPIQEKTTWPSRSHLNKSELAAYGLHPADFREDAENWKTTLPNYWSVLSPIIFSDHPKRPGEEDPSPPYNMVRNVLDMNSHFGGFNSALLEAGKSVWVMNVVPTGGPNYLPLIVDRGLVGVLHDWCEPFPTYPRSYDLVHAEGLLSLQTRQQRWCTMLDLFTEIDRLLRPEGWVIMRDTAPLVESARRLTTRLKWDARVIEIESNSDDRLLICQKPFFKRQGVSS, from the exons ATGAACTTTCACTCTCACTTGCATATATACAAATCAAAGGTTAAGAGGCTCAATGGAATCAAAA GTTATATAATGTCTAGGCCTCTGCATCGAGGTGCAACAGGGATACGGATCTCTGGGAACAGCAATGATTTATGGGACTCCCAAATGAAAGATAAAACAGAAAAGGAAGATATGGATAGGAATCGTTCTTCTGATCAAAGTTATTTAGCTCTGAAGTTTCCTTTCCGTGTACTTTTTCCTGATAATAATTCTCCTTCCAAATATGTCAACGGTGAAAGGGGCTTTGCATCTGATCCATTCAGTGTCGGAAGTCCAAGAAGCCGACAAAAATTAACATTGCTACTTTTGAAGTTGAGCTTAGCTGTGATTGTAGTTCTTGCTCTTACCGGATCTTTTTGGTGGACGATCTCAATATCGACATTGTCAAGGGGTCAAATATTACACACTTATAGGCGACTCCAGGAGCAACTTGTTTCTGACATGTGGGATATTGGGGAGCTATCTCTTGGTTCCTCGAGGTTGCAAGAATTGGAGTTCTGTTCTCAAGAGTCTGAAATTTATGTTCCTTGCTTCAATGTTTCCGAGAATCTTGCTTTGGGATATTCTGATGGTAGCGAGAATGATCGTCATTGTGGGCAGAGTTCGAGGCAAAGTTGCATGGTGCTTCCTCCTGTAAATTATAGGATTCCTCTTCATTGGCCTACGGGAAGAGACATCATCTGGGTTGCAAATGTAAAACTTACTGCACAAGAGGTTCTTTCATCTGGTAGTTTGACAAAGAG GATGATGATGTTGGATGAAGAGCAGATTTCTTTTCGTTCAGCCTCTCCCATGTTTGATGGTGTTGAAGATTACTCACATCAAATTGCTGAAATGATTGGACTGAGAAATGAATCCAACTTTGTACAAGCTGGG GTGAGAACCATTTTGGATATAGGATGTGGTTATGGTAGCTTTGGAGCACATCTCTTTTCGAAGCAGCTCTTAACTATGTGCATTGCAAACTATGAGCCTTCAGGCAGTCAAGTTCAACTTACTCTTGAAAGAGGTCTTCCTGCGATGATTGGTTCTTTTACTTCGAATCAATTGCCATACCCTTCTCTTTCCTTTGATATGTTGCATTGTGCACGATGTGGTGTTGATTGGGACCACAAAG atggtatttttttaatcgaaGCTGACAGAGTTTTGAAGCCCGGTGGGTATTTTGTCTGGACTTCACCACTTACCAATGCTCGTAACAAAGAGAACCAGAAAAGGTGGAACTTTGTACGAGATTTTGCTGAAAATCTCTGCTGGGAGATGCTGTCACAACAAGATGAAActgttttatggaaaaaaactagtaaaaaaagcTGCTATAGTTCACG GAAGCCCGGTGCAGGCCCTTCCATCTGCAGTAAAGCTCATGATGTTGAATCTCCTTATTATAGACCACTCCAAGGGTGCATAGCTGGAACACAGAGTCGCCGATGGATTCCTATCCAAGAGAAGACAACCTGGCCTTCTAGGTCTCACTTGAACAAGAGTGAGCTTGCAGCATACG gcCTGCATCCAGCAGACTTTAGGGAAGATGCAGAGAACTGGAAAACAACACTTCCTAATTATTGGTCTGTTTTGTCACCAATAATATTCTCTGATCATCCAAAGAGACCTGGTGAAGAGGATCCTTCTCCACCTTATAACATGGTCCGGAATGTACTAGACATGAACTCTCATTTTGGCGGTTTCAATTCAGCACTACTGGAAGCCGGGAAGTCTGTATGGGTAATGAATGTGGTCCCAACAGGAGGACCAAACTACCTTCCCTTGATAGTGGACAGAGGCTTGGTCGGTGTACTGCATGATTG GTGCGAGCCATTCCCAACTTACCCTAGAAGTTATGATTTAGTGCACGCGGAAGGGCTCTTATCCCTTCAAACCCGTCAGCAGCGCTGGTGCACCATGCTGGATCTATTCACCGAGATAGATCGGTTACTTCGTCCAGAG GGTTGGGTGATAATGCGTGACACAGCTCCACTTGTTGAATCAGCAAGAAGGCTGACTACACGGCTGAAGTGGGATGCACGAGTTATAGAAATCGAAAGTAACAGTGATGATAGACTCCTTATCTGCCAGAAACCTTTCTTCAAGAGACAAGGAGTCTCGTCTTGA
- the LOC118030425 gene encoding probable pectin methyltransferase QUA2 isoform X1, which produces MSRPLHRGATGIRISGNSNDLWDSQMKDKTEKEDMDRNRSSDQSYLALKFPFRVLFPDNNSPSKYVNGERGFASDPFSVGSPRSRQKLTLLLLKLSLAVIVVLALTGSFWWTISISTLSRGQILHTYRRLQEQLVSDMWDIGELSLGSSRLQELEFCSQESEIYVPCFNVSENLALGYSDGSENDRHCGQSSRQSCMVLPPVNYRIPLHWPTGRDIIWVANVKLTAQEVLSSGSLTKRMMMLDEEQISFRSASPMFDGVEDYSHQIAEMIGLRNESNFVQAGVRTILDIGCGYGSFGAHLFSKQLLTMCIANYEPSGSQVQLTLERGLPAMIGSFTSNQLPYPSLSFDMLHCARCGVDWDHKDGIFLIEADRVLKPGGYFVWTSPLTNARNKENQKRWNFVRDFAENLCWEMLSQQDETVLWKKTSKKSCYSSRKPGAGPSICSKAHDVESPYYRPLQGCIAGTQSRRWIPIQEKTTWPSRSHLNKSELAAYGLHPADFREDAENWKTTLPNYWSVLSPIIFSDHPKRPGEEDPSPPYNMVRNVLDMNSHFGGFNSALLEAGKSVWVMNVVPTGGPNYLPLIVDRGLVGVLHDWCEPFPTYPRSYDLVHAEGLLSLQTRQQRWCTMLDLFTEIDRLLRPEGWVIMRDTAPLVESARRLTTRLKWDARVIEIESNSDDRLLICQKPFFKRQGVSS; this is translated from the exons ATGTCTAGGCCTCTGCATCGAGGTGCAACAGGGATACGGATCTCTGGGAACAGCAATGATTTATGGGACTCCCAAATGAAAGATAAAACAGAAAAGGAAGATATGGATAGGAATCGTTCTTCTGATCAAAGTTATTTAGCTCTGAAGTTTCCTTTCCGTGTACTTTTTCCTGATAATAATTCTCCTTCCAAATATGTCAACGGTGAAAGGGGCTTTGCATCTGATCCATTCAGTGTCGGAAGTCCAAGAAGCCGACAAAAATTAACATTGCTACTTTTGAAGTTGAGCTTAGCTGTGATTGTAGTTCTTGCTCTTACCGGATCTTTTTGGTGGACGATCTCAATATCGACATTGTCAAGGGGTCAAATATTACACACTTATAGGCGACTCCAGGAGCAACTTGTTTCTGACATGTGGGATATTGGGGAGCTATCTCTTGGTTCCTCGAGGTTGCAAGAATTGGAGTTCTGTTCTCAAGAGTCTGAAATTTATGTTCCTTGCTTCAATGTTTCCGAGAATCTTGCTTTGGGATATTCTGATGGTAGCGAGAATGATCGTCATTGTGGGCAGAGTTCGAGGCAAAGTTGCATGGTGCTTCCTCCTGTAAATTATAGGATTCCTCTTCATTGGCCTACGGGAAGAGACATCATCTGGGTTGCAAATGTAAAACTTACTGCACAAGAGGTTCTTTCATCTGGTAGTTTGACAAAGAG GATGATGATGTTGGATGAAGAGCAGATTTCTTTTCGTTCAGCCTCTCCCATGTTTGATGGTGTTGAAGATTACTCACATCAAATTGCTGAAATGATTGGACTGAGAAATGAATCCAACTTTGTACAAGCTGGG GTGAGAACCATTTTGGATATAGGATGTGGTTATGGTAGCTTTGGAGCACATCTCTTTTCGAAGCAGCTCTTAACTATGTGCATTGCAAACTATGAGCCTTCAGGCAGTCAAGTTCAACTTACTCTTGAAAGAGGTCTTCCTGCGATGATTGGTTCTTTTACTTCGAATCAATTGCCATACCCTTCTCTTTCCTTTGATATGTTGCATTGTGCACGATGTGGTGTTGATTGGGACCACAAAG atggtatttttttaatcgaaGCTGACAGAGTTTTGAAGCCCGGTGGGTATTTTGTCTGGACTTCACCACTTACCAATGCTCGTAACAAAGAGAACCAGAAAAGGTGGAACTTTGTACGAGATTTTGCTGAAAATCTCTGCTGGGAGATGCTGTCACAACAAGATGAAActgttttatggaaaaaaactagtaaaaaaagcTGCTATAGTTCACG GAAGCCCGGTGCAGGCCCTTCCATCTGCAGTAAAGCTCATGATGTTGAATCTCCTTATTATAGACCACTCCAAGGGTGCATAGCTGGAACACAGAGTCGCCGATGGATTCCTATCCAAGAGAAGACAACCTGGCCTTCTAGGTCTCACTTGAACAAGAGTGAGCTTGCAGCATACG gcCTGCATCCAGCAGACTTTAGGGAAGATGCAGAGAACTGGAAAACAACACTTCCTAATTATTGGTCTGTTTTGTCACCAATAATATTCTCTGATCATCCAAAGAGACCTGGTGAAGAGGATCCTTCTCCACCTTATAACATGGTCCGGAATGTACTAGACATGAACTCTCATTTTGGCGGTTTCAATTCAGCACTACTGGAAGCCGGGAAGTCTGTATGGGTAATGAATGTGGTCCCAACAGGAGGACCAAACTACCTTCCCTTGATAGTGGACAGAGGCTTGGTCGGTGTACTGCATGATTG GTGCGAGCCATTCCCAACTTACCCTAGAAGTTATGATTTAGTGCACGCGGAAGGGCTCTTATCCCTTCAAACCCGTCAGCAGCGCTGGTGCACCATGCTGGATCTATTCACCGAGATAGATCGGTTACTTCGTCCAGAG GGTTGGGTGATAATGCGTGACACAGCTCCACTTGTTGAATCAGCAAGAAGGCTGACTACACGGCTGAAGTGGGATGCACGAGTTATAGAAATCGAAAGTAACAGTGATGATAGACTCCTTATCTGCCAGAAACCTTTCTTCAAGAGACAAGGAGTCTCGTCTTGA